One Salminus brasiliensis chromosome 5, fSalBra1.hap2, whole genome shotgun sequence DNA segment encodes these proteins:
- the coasy gene encoding bifunctional coenzyme A synthase, whose protein sequence is MSMFSTGVLILTSPLHILPLRLAPVLSSAAQIVERTLYVHLHPGLNLGAGAQARPVFIPPVVDLPTIISRLYSNAADVCGHLDVRVLLTHFWAQPGMPQTGSSAPSNPFPAPQILTHSPEVVLTDFPLQDPGQSSLVSQCLQRYAGHCYVCTPGLSSVFLHPRLEEVESNDEEQKDTVGREPVETYSDVVVGGTFDRLHSAHRTLLNICCLLANRRFLIGVCDQELLKNKVLRELIEPYGQRVLRLQEFLNDVKPSLQYEIVPLSDPFGPSVSDPQLQCIVVSEETRRGGEAVNRKRVENGLPELVLYEIPLIKDAHHTDMEEEKISSSSLRSRLLGTLLIPPVPRPGLSEVPYVIGLTGGSGSGKSSVARRLEELGAVRIDADQLGHETYLLGSAAYHRILQEFGTDILNEDKTINRRALGRKVFGNKERLKALTDIVWPEIAILVKERVQQAKEEGKHVCVLDAAVLLEAEWTDMVHEVWVAIIPEEEAVRRIVARDGVSREDAVKRLQSQWSNAKMVEQANVVLCTLWEPDITQKQVVKAWNCLQERIQQKKEESAQPS, encoded by the exons ATGTCGATGTTCAGCACCGGTGTCTTGATTCTCACATCCCCTTTACACATCCTCCCTTTGCGCCTTGCGCCCGTCCTGAGCTCTGCTGCCCAGATTGTTGAACGCACCCTTTATGTCCATCTCCACCCTGGCCTCAACCTGGGCGCGGGTGCACAGGCCCGGCCCGTCTTCATCCCTCCTGTGGTAGACCTACCCACCATCATATCTCGCCTCTACAGCAATGCTGCAGACGTGTGCGGCCACCTGGACGTCAGGGTGTTGCTGACGCATTTCTGGGCGCAGCCAGGAATGCCCCAGACTGGGTCAAGTGCACCCTCCAATCCCTTCCCCGCCCCGCAGATCCTGACCCATTCCCCAGAGGTGGTTTTGACAGATTTCCCTCTCCAGGACCCTGGCCAGTCTTCACTGGTATCTCAGTGCTTGCAGAGATATGCGGGTCACTGCTACGTGTGCACACCCGGGCTGTCTTCTGTCTTCCTGCACCCACGGCTTGAGGAAGTGGAAAGCAATGATGAAGAGCAGAAAGATACAGTTGGAAGAGAGCCTGTAGAGACATACAGTGATGTGGTCGTGGGGGGAACCTTTGATCGCCTACACAGTGCCCACCGGACCCTGTTGAATATTTGCTGTCTGTTGGCCAATAGGCGCTTTTTGATTGGGGTGTGTGACCAGGAACTTCTTAAAA ATAAGGTGTTGAGGGAGCTGATTGAACCATATGGTCAGCGTGTGCTAAGGCTCCAGGAGTTTCTTAATGATGTCAAGCCCTCTCTCCAGTACGAGATTGTTCCTCTGTCTGACCCTTTTGGCCCATCGGTCAGTGACCCTCAGCTGCAGTGTATCGTGGTCAGTGAGGAGACAAGGAGAGGTGGTGAGGCTGTCAACAGGAAACGGGTAGAAAAT gGTCTGCCAGAGCTGGTCCTTTATGAGATCCCATTGATTAAGGATGCACATCACACAGACATGGAGGAAGAGAAAATTAGCTCATCCAGCCTACGCTCACGACTGCTGGGCACACTCCTCATCCCTCCTGTG CCTCGGCCTGGTCTCTCTGAGGTTCCGTACGTGATTGGGCTGACTGGGGGCAGTGGGAGTGGGAAGAGCTCTGTAGCACGAAGGCTAGAAGAGCTTGGAGCTGTACGGATCGACGCGGATCAGCTTGGCCATGAGACTTACCTACTCGGCAGTGCTGCCTACCACAGGATACTGCAGGAATTTGGTACAG ATATTTTGAATGAGGATAAGACCATTAACAGACGGGCTCTGGGGAGAAAGGTATTTGGGAACAAG GAACGTTTAAAAGCCCTAACTGATATAGTGTGGCCTGAGATCGCCATTCTGGTGAAAGAAAGAGTACAGCAGGCAAAGGAAGAAG GCAAACATGTTTGTGTGctggatgcagcagtcttgttGGAGGCTGAATGGACAGACATGGTACATGAGGTGTGGGTGGCTATTATACCAGAGGAAGAG GCTGTAAGGCGTATTGTGGCGCGTGATGGTGTGAGTAGGGAGGACGCAGTGAAGAGATTGCAGagtcagtggtctaatgcgaaGATGGTGGAGCAGGCTAATGTCGTTCTCTGTACACTGTGGGAGCCAGACATTACTCAGAAACAG GTAGTAAAGGCGTGGAATTGTCTACAAGAGCGAATTCAACAGAAAAAAGAGGAATCTGCACAACCATCCTGA